In Gemmatimonas sp., one genomic interval encodes:
- a CDS encoding tannase/feruloyl esterase family alpha/beta hydrolase, which yields MRPLEPRRVLCAVVAVALLSSTRPLDAKAAVTAPAVPADRRRPALDCAAALKVALPTARVTAARAVQPNDSLRALGRKPHCRVEATVDEETRIVALLPDDWNGRFLMGGAGGFAGELDNQFASTVHEGYATVGTDAGHKAHSLTAGWALNNDRRIADYGHRAVHRTAEVTKALIVAYYGRPISHSYFIGCSNGGRQALMEAQRYPADFDGIVAIAPALNFLEIATTFVRNLQAMYPTGAVTSPIVTPDVLELLAQKVTETCDAIDGVRDGSLENPDACTLRLASLPACPNDLTSKGCVTRAQRAALTTITAPLRAGTLRYPAQPYGDEADPEGWGAWITGPLADVVTLTSGSAPTVQGAFGTEFFKYFVYGDSTWKWLGYDLARAGRDGAKVDAVVSATNPDLSAFQARGGKLLLAHGWSDPALNARATIDYFKAVQTRTPNAASFTRLFMMPGVLHCAGGSGCDDVDFAGIIRSWVEQGEAPSRVVARKLRGSQVVRTHPLCSYPMTARYNGTGSTDDASAFSCK from the coding sequence ATGCGTCCCCTTGAGCCTCGTCGTGTGCTGTGCGCTGTCGTCGCGGTGGCGCTGCTCTCCTCTACCCGGCCGCTGGACGCGAAGGCGGCCGTCACGGCACCGGCGGTGCCTGCCGATCGACGCAGGCCAGCCCTTGATTGCGCCGCGGCGCTCAAGGTCGCGCTGCCCACGGCGCGCGTGACGGCCGCGCGCGCCGTGCAACCCAACGACTCGTTACGTGCTCTCGGCCGCAAGCCGCACTGCCGCGTGGAAGCCACCGTCGACGAGGAGACGCGCATCGTGGCGCTGCTCCCCGACGACTGGAATGGACGCTTCCTGATGGGAGGCGCCGGCGGATTTGCGGGAGAACTGGACAACCAGTTCGCGTCGACGGTACACGAGGGCTACGCGACGGTGGGTACCGACGCAGGACACAAAGCCCACAGCCTCACCGCCGGTTGGGCCTTGAACAACGACCGACGAATCGCCGACTACGGACATCGCGCGGTGCACCGCACCGCAGAAGTCACGAAGGCGCTGATCGTTGCCTACTATGGCCGCCCGATCTCGCATTCCTACTTCATCGGCTGTTCCAACGGCGGACGACAGGCGCTGATGGAGGCGCAGCGGTACCCGGCCGACTTCGACGGTATCGTGGCCATTGCGCCCGCGCTCAATTTCCTCGAGATCGCGACGACCTTCGTGCGCAACTTGCAGGCGATGTATCCGACGGGCGCTGTCACGTCACCGATCGTCACCCCAGACGTGCTGGAGCTGCTGGCGCAGAAGGTCACCGAGACCTGCGATGCGATCGACGGCGTGCGCGATGGCAGTCTCGAGAATCCCGACGCCTGCACGCTGCGGCTGGCGTCGCTGCCCGCGTGCCCGAACGATCTCACGTCGAAAGGCTGCGTGACCCGCGCGCAGCGGGCCGCGCTGACGACGATCACCGCACCACTGCGCGCCGGTACGCTGCGGTATCCCGCTCAGCCGTACGGAGACGAGGCGGATCCGGAAGGATGGGGCGCGTGGATCACCGGACCACTCGCCGACGTGGTCACGTTGACCTCGGGGAGTGCGCCCACCGTACAGGGCGCCTTTGGCACAGAGTTCTTCAAGTATTTCGTATACGGCGACTCGACCTGGAAATGGCTGGGATACGATCTCGCACGGGCGGGACGTGACGGCGCCAAGGTCGATGCGGTCGTGTCGGCGACGAATCCCGATCTGTCGGCCTTCCAGGCACGCGGCGGCAAGTTGCTCCTGGCGCATGGCTGGTCAGACCCCGCGCTCAACGCGCGTGCCACCATCGACTATTTCAAAGCCGTACAGACGCGCACGCCAAACGCCGCATCGTTCACGCGCCTCTTCATGATGCCCGGGGTGTTGCACTGCGCAGGCGGAAGCGGATGCGACGACGTGGACTTCGCGGGCATCATTCGATCGTGGGTAGAACAGGGCGAGGCGCCGTCGCGGGTCGTCGCGCGAAAGCTTCGTGGTAGTCAGGTCGTGCGCACGCATCCACTGTGTTCGTACCCGATGACGGCCCGATACAACGGCACTGGCAGCACCGACGACGCGTCGGCGTTCTCCTGCAAATAG